A single region of the Hippoglossus hippoglossus isolate fHipHip1 chromosome 17, fHipHip1.pri, whole genome shotgun sequence genome encodes:
- the LOC117778398 gene encoding cortexin-1 gives MSDTNYWVVDYELSSPAPPGFPRGPTVLQPAIAGHPEQGTALCFVGLLVLLLLFLVVRCVRILLDPYSSMPASSWTDHKEGLDRGQFDYALV, from the coding sequence ATGAGCGACACTAACTACTGGGTAGTGGACTATgagctctcctctcctgctccacctGGGTTCCCCAGGGGCCCGACAGTGCTGCAGCCGGCCATTGCGGGACACCCAGAGCAGGGAACAGCCCTGTGTTTCGTGGGCCTCCTCGTGCTCCTGCTACTCTTCCTCGTGGTTCGCTGCGTCCGTATCTTGTTGGACCCCTACAGCAGCATGCCGGCTTCCTCGTGGACAGACCACAAGGAGGGGCTGGACAGGGGACAGTTTGATTATGCATTGGTGTAA
- the LOC117778396 gene encoding ceramide synthase 2-like: MDLLPDLWRQEYWLPPGVTWEDMEQLADCDRPRPLDILLGLPLALGFVALRYPFERFVAPPMGRCLGVKNRSQVTAAPSPRLESFYTQRSREPTQSEIVGLMKLCGKTQRQIETWFHRRRNQDRPSQTKKFGEAAWRFFFYFISFTAAFTSLIHKPWLWDLRECWRQYPLQPMERAHYWYYMMELGFYGSLLLRISVDVKRKDFKEQVMHHLATIFLLTFSYCANYIRIGTLVIALHDLSDILLESAKMFNYGTGWRRTCDALFVVFAVVFLVTRLVIFPSKLIHTTLVLSMETFQPFVGYYFFNILLMVLQVLHIFWAGLILRMVYKFLKGKMDKDERSDDESEVEEEEEEEEDKGGEDTADQGGDYCWERSKGALNSKLSMLTNSCVLNNLTNHRASAVDRMRKAQ; this comes from the exons ATGGACCTGCTGCCCGACCTGTGGAGGCAGGAATACTGGCTTCCTCCAGGTGTGACCTGGGAGGACATGGAACAGCTGGCGGACTGTGACCGACCCCGACCCCTGGACATTCTCTTAGGTCTGCCACTGGCGCTGGGCTTTGTCGCCCTGCGCTACCCATTTGAGAG GTTTGTTGCCCCACCAATGGGCAGATGTTTGGGGGTGAAGAATAGATCGCAGGTGACCGCGGCCCCTTCCCCGAGGCTGGAGTCGTTTTACacccagaggagcagagagccgACGCAG agTGAAATCGTTGGTTTGATGAAGCTCTGCGGCAAAACCCAGAGACAGATTGAGACCTGGTTCCACCGACGCAGGAACCAAGACCGGCCGAGTCAAACCAAGAAGTTTGGCGAAGCTGC CTGGAGATTCTTCTTCTACTTCATTTCCTTCACGGCTGCATTCACCAGCTTGATTCAT AAACCCTGGTTGTGGGACCTCAGGGAATGTTGGAGACAGTATCCATTACAG CCCATGGAGAGAGCTCATTACTGGTACTACATGATGGAGCTGGGGTTTTACGGCTCTCTGCTGCTCCGGATCTCTGTTGACGTCAAGAGGAAG GATTTTAAAGAACAGGTGATGCACCATTTGGCCACCATCTTCCTGCTCACCTTCTCCTACTGTGCCAACTACATCCGCATCGGCACGTTGGTCATCGCGCTTCACGACCTCTCTGACATCCTGCTGGAG TCTGCCAAGATGTTCAACTACGGCACAGGCTGGAGGAGAACGTGTGACgctctgtttgttgtgtttgctgtggtCTTCCTTGTGACTCGACTGGTGATTTTCCCCAGCAA ACTCATCCACACCACCCTGGTTCTGTCCATGGAGACCTTCCAGCCCTTTGTCGGCTACTACTTTTTCAACATCCTGCTGATGGTGCTGCAGGTTCTCCACATCTTCTGGGCTGGATTAATCCTACGCATGGTCTACAAGTTCCTGAAAGGCAAG ATGGACAAAGATGAGCGCAGTGACGACGAGAGCGAggttgaagaagaagaagaagaggaggaggataagggaggagaggacaccGCTGATCAAGGGGGAGATTATTGCTGGGAGAGAAGTAAAGGTGCCCTGAACTCGAAGCTGTCTATGCTGACCAACAGCTGTGTCCTGAATAACTTGACCAACCACAGAGCATCGGCAGTCGACAGGATGCGCAAAGCTCAGTAG
- the LOC117777981 gene encoding ras-related protein Rab-11B: MGNRDDEYDFLFKVVLIGDSGVGKSNLLSRFTRNEFNLESKSTIGVEFATRSIQVDGKTIKAQIWDTAGQERYRAITSAYYRGAVGALLVYDIAKHLTYENVERWLKELRDHADNNIVIMLVGNKSDLRHLRAVPTDEARAFAEKNNLSFIETSALDSTNVEEAFKNILTEIYRIVSQKQIAERSAHDESPGNNVVDISVPPTTDGQRGSKLQCCQNL; this comes from the exons ATGGGGAACCGAGACGATGAGTACGATTTCTTGTTcaaag TCGTGTTAATCGGCGACTCAGGCGTAGGGAAGAGCAACCTGCTCTCCCGATTCACACGGAACGAGTTCAACCTCGAGAGCAAGAGCACCATCGGGGTGGAGTTCGCCACACGCAGCATTCAGGTGGACGGCAAGACGATAAAGGCTCAGATCTGGGATACGGCGGGACAGGAGCGCTACAGAGCCATCACCTCTGC ATACTACAGAGGGGCGGTGGGAGCACTCTTAGTCTATGACATAGCCAAACACCTGACCTATGAGAATGTGGAGCgctggctgaaggagctgaggGACCACGCCGACAACAATATCGTCATCATGCTGGTCGGCAACAAGAGCGACCTGCGCCACCTCAGGGCCGTGCCCACAGATGAAGCCCGGGCCTTTGCAG AGAAGAACAATCTGTCATTCATAGAAACTTCAGCGTTGGACTCAACAAATGTTGAAGAAGCCTTCAAGAACATCCTAACAG AAATCTACCGCATCGTCTCGCAGAAACAGATTGCAGAGCGGTCTGCCCACGACGAGTCCCCGGGAAACAACGTGGTGGACATCAGCGTGCCACCAACCACGGACGGCCAGAGGGGGAGCAAACTGCAGTGCTGTCAGAACCTGTAA
- the LOC117778395 gene encoding mitochondrial import inner membrane translocase subunit TIM44-like, producing the protein MAASLCRCYELVGRRALALCSRSLVSSVWREDVLRLHRSPAAAVQVRYASGRKGFLGEFVDNLRQEFGKNQEMKDNIKKFREEAKRLDESDALQQARRKYKTIEAETVKTSEVFKKTFGSLSETVKEGIEEVSRTDIGRKIKEGVEEAARTAMHSAESVSKGGEKLGRTSAFRAISQGVETMKKEIDVGDAGPYRAPPQLRKRSEFSSKGANSDDRVFEANEEDMGVVLHKDSKWYQQWKDFKDNNAVFNRFFEMKMKYDESENGLIRASRAVTDRVTGFLGGLFSKTEMSEVLTEILKADPNFDKDCFLKQCEKDIIPNILEAMIRGELEVLKDWCYEATYSQLAHPIQQARALGLLLHSKILDIDNIDLAMGKMMDQGPVLIITFQAQVVMVIRSSKGDIVEGDPEKVMRMMYVWALCRDQEELNPNAAWRLLDISASSTEQVL; encoded by the exons ATGGCAGCCTCCTTGTGTCGGTGCTACGAG CTGGTTGGCAGACGTGCTCTGGCCCTCTGCTCCCGCTCCCTGGTCTCCTCAGTGTGGAGAGAAGATGTGCTCAGGCTACACAGGAGcccagctgcagctgtgcag GTGCGATATGCTTCAGGACGTAAAGGTTTCCTGGGGGAGTTTGTGGATAACCTGCGTCAGGAGTTCGGTAAGAATCAGGAGATGAAGGACAACATAAAGAAGTTCCGAGAAGAGGCCAAGAGGCTCGACGAGTCGGACGCTCTCCAACAGGCGCGCAGGAAATAT aAAACTATTGAAGCTGAGACAGTGAAGACTTCCGAGGTGTTTAAGAAGACTTTTGGCTCCCTGTCAGAAACCGTCAAGGAG GGTATTGAGGAGGTGAGTCGCACTGACATCGGGAGGAAGATTAAGGAAGGCGTGGAGGAAGCAGCCAGGACGGCCATGCACTCTGCGGAGTCTGTGTccaaaggaggagaaaaactgGGCAGGACCAGTGCATTCAGAGCCATCTCACAG GGTGTGGAAACCATGAAGAAGGAGATCGATGTCGGTGATGCCGGCCCGTACCGAGCCCCCCCCCAGCTCAGGAAGAGAAGCGAATTCTCTTCTAAAGGAGCAAACAGCGACGACAGAGTGTTTGAGGCCAATGA agAGGACATGGGTGTGGTTCTCCACAAGGATTCAAAGTGGTACCAGCAGTGGAAGGACTTCAAGGACAACAATGCAGTTTTTAACA gGTTCTttgagatgaagatgaaatatGATGAAAGTGAAAACGGCCTCATCAGAGCATCCAGAGCTGTAACTGACAGAGTCACTGGTTTTCTAG gtGGTCTTTTCTCCAAGACAGAAATGTCTGAGGTGCTGACAGAGATCCTGAAGGCAGACCCCAACTTTGACAAAGACTGTTTCCTCAAACAGTGTGAGAAAGACATCATCCCGAATATACTGGAG GCTATGATCCGTGGAGAGCTGGAAGTATTGAAGGACTGGTGCTATGAAGCT ACGTACAGTCAGCTGGCCCACCCCATCCAACAGGCCAGAGCGCTCGGGCTGCTCCTCCACTCCAAAATACTTGATATTGATAATATAGAT TTAGCGATGGGTAAGATGATGGACCAGGGCCCAGTGTTGATCATCACCTTCCAGGCGCAGGTCGTCATGGTGATCCGTAGCTCCAAAGGAGACATTGTGGAAGGAGACCCG GAGaaggtgatgaggatgatgtaTGTTTGGGCGCTGTGTCGTGACCAGGAGGAGCTGAACCCCAACGCGGCCTGGAGACTCCTGGACATCTCCGCCTCCAGCACTGAGCAAGTCCTctag